One Bombus vancouverensis nearcticus chromosome 7, iyBomVanc1_principal, whole genome shotgun sequence DNA window includes the following coding sequences:
- the nbs gene encoding nibrin, with product MWYLVNEQGVRIYLKPNQETLIGRKKADIVLPNDKSISKEHASISVTKLEEIRSTEPTSICKLKDLKSKYGTFILHERDIIQLTETECILKHQDTIRFGLQNHVFKVINVPIITTVSTLCDNEIERLKQLMEEIDGVIITDSDWRRASTYLTVGNAILTLKLASAMASALPIVTMKYWDEVKSAIDNGQQLPDSNNFVPPISEPLIAKKKVLISPNKKRTTLFENLTFIHFSTTQYRKYKKIIRIAGGIPQLFERASLTTTEFCSPNVIVLQYSDNDSTQITENIFCTYHSIQQALKANNYRMIAEVEICLAILHCSTEKYCNPMYKFAKLLKRSERKNDSCEILNLDTQDETAKVSALPTFSFSISTPVKHRIIPETLDISQEPLPNVSGVVIQPIEEQKYNKIQCIRKTPNDTSATENVQVTRSRVISNVSATTSVKIRQRVIPETLSSISSQESQSDVHYIFTQPTGTQRYNEIQCIKETPTDALATVKNVQVTQPKEISNLSKTTFVKVRQCVIPETLSSISSQELQSNSNFADTQPTRKQKCNKLQYIDETPNDASATEASMQDIRSNENNSTFPNMFSQIIRYSNHDNQNLHKHGNILDKRQSKEVIILSDDEIELKPVQQNKNNNTNSNKDFIHNTLNNIFKTSNSRDENRQMQQTARLTDNRIAAANLKEMCEVNKKIELKNVRPVTLEVEKKHNKETTCSENSITPHTTEPANTPEDSLICSVEKEKRKHKAQNVINSALKSNSSLRAHLNFKVFKKVPAIVPQKRIKIDNILMASWRNVSFTREVQRNGTSSRSH from the exons ATGTGGTACTTGGTTAATGAACAAG GTGTCCGCATATATTTAAAACCAAATCAAGAGACGTTAATCGGCAGGAAGAAAGCTGACATTGTTTTGCCAAATGATAAATCAATCAGCAAGGAACATGCCTCAATTAGCGTTACAAAATTAGAGGAGATAAGG AGTACTGAACCAACATCTATATGTAAACTAAAAGACTTAAAGTCAAAATATGGTACTTTTATCCTTCATGAACGTGACATAATACAACTAACTGAAACTGAATGTATTTTAAAACACCAAGATACAATAAGATTTGGTTTACAGAACCATGTATTTAA GGTGATAAATGTGCCTATAATAACAACAGTATCTACTTTATGTGATAACGAGATAGAAAGATTAAAACAATTGATGGAAGAAATTGATGGTGTAATAATTACTGACAGCGATTGGAGAAGGGCATCCACTTATTTAACAGTAGGAAATGCTATCTTAACACTAAAG CTTGCCTCTGCTATGGCTTCTGCTCTACCAATAGTGACAATGAAATATTGGGACGAAGTTAAATCTGCAATAGATAATGGTCAGCAACTTCCAGATTCAAATAATTTTGTTCCACCAATTAGTGAACCATTAATCGCTAAAAAAAAGGTATTGATTTCTCCAAACAAGAAAAGAACAAcgttatttgaaaatttaacatTTATACATTTTAGTACAACTCAATataggaaatataaaaaaatcattAGAATAGCAG gtgGAATACCACAATTATTTGAAAGAGCAAGCCTAACAACTACAGAATTTTGCAGTCCAAACGTGATTGTATTACAATATTCAGACAATGATTCAACACAGATCACGGAAAATATTTTCTGTACATATCATTCAATAC AACAAGCATTGAAAGCAAATAATTATAGAATGATAGCTGAAGTTGAAATTTGTCTTGCAATATTGCATTGTTCGACAGAAAAATATTGCAATCCTATGTATAAATTCGCAAAGCTTTTAAAAAGATCGGAACGAAAGAATGATTCATGTGAGATTTTAAATCTTGATACACAAGATGAAACAGCCAAAGTGTCAGCATTACCAACTTTTTCGTTTTCGATATCGACACCCGTAAAACACCGTATTATTCCTGAAACATTGGATATCAGTCAAGAACCATTACCAAATGTAAGTGGTGTTGTCATACAACCTATAGAAGagcaaaaatataataaaatacaatgcATAAGGAAAACTCCTAATGATACTTCAGCAACAGAGAATGTGCAAGTTACACGATCAAGAGTAATTTCCAACGTTTCGGCAACGACATCCGTGAAAATAAGACAACGTGTTATTCCTGAAACATTGAGTAGCATCAGTAGTCAAGAATCACAATCAGATGTACATTATATTTTCACACAACCAACAGGAACACAAAGATATAATGAAATACAGTGCATAAAAGAAACTCCTACTGATGCTTTAGCAACAGTGAAAAATGTGCAAGTTACACAACCAAAAGAAATTTCCAACCTTTCAAAAACAACATTCGTGAAAGTAAGACAATGTGTTATTCCTGAAACATTGAGCAGCATTAGTAGCCAAGAATTAcaatcaaattcaaattttgcTGATACACAACCTACAAGAAAgcaaaaatgtaataaattacaATACATAGACGAAACTCCTAATGATGCTTCAGCAACAGAGGCAAGTATGCAAGATATACGATCTAATGAAAACAATTCGACTTTTCCTAACATGTTCTCACAAATCATTCGATATTCTAACCATGATAACCAGAATTTACACAAACACGGTAATATACTGGATAAGAGACAATCAAAGGAAGTAATAATCTTAAGTGATGATGAAATTGAACTAAAACCAGTAcagcaaaataaaaataataacacgAATTCTAATAAAGATTTCATACATAATacattgaataatatatttaagaCAAGTAATTCAAGAGATGAAAATAGGCAAATGCAACAAACAGCTCGATTAACTGATAATCGTATAGCTGCCGcaaatttaaaagaaatgtGTGAAGtcaataaaaaaatagaattaaaaaatgtgCGCCCTGTAACACTAGAAGTAGAGAAAAAGCATAATAAAGAAACGACATGTTCAGAAAATTCAATTACACCACATACAACAGAACCAGCAAATACACCTGAAGATTCTCTTATATGTTCTGTG gaaaaagaaaaaaggaaacataaagcacaaaatgttataaattcCGCACTAAAAAGTAATTCATCACTTCGAGCTCATCTTAATTTCAAAGTGTTCAAAAAG GTTCCTGCTATAGTTCCTCAGAAAAGGATAAAAATcgataatat ATTGATGGCGTCTTGGAGAAACGTTAGTTTTACGCGGGAAGTCCAGCGAAACGGAACATCATCCAGATCCCATTag